In one Zobellia galactanivorans genomic region, the following are encoded:
- a CDS encoding beta-1,3-glucanase family protein produces the protein MKTFYFTLLYLILGGALLSAQTLPYQIANNSEFPDDEVYVAVVGEIGGFVWVDPVNGQVNRMSRSDNTVPGPVINGNLGPGLDGRYANCFRKLSDIPNKTVNIPKIAGCRILISFGSPLYLYFFGYDGDPRGYAAPNLENPTDPNQGITFESIELTYNEFGIFNNTSRVDAFQHPIGLEVEGVDFFKKVGELKSSQEIQDAWARTAPPEFQGLLKRDQGIIKFPTKDDSFPADYMDGYIDAIWSKYRNAELYFNAGDAGRWRGRVQGANFVFERESDGQVATIPGKPTTLMAMEGSGVMASGQRWDLVVQAQMVAAITRHAIDLNAPSGAFQDFGDASRYYQVEPYNWYSKFFHRADISFEGQTYTFAYDDVFDQSSTISTGQPLRAKITLGPIEGDGDGGGSSLDPLPSHVIEAESFFDSNDVQKEPCSEGGENVGYINNGSWMAYSDIDFPSSGNYLIEYRVASAISGGRFSSDLEAGETVLGELTVPNTGGWQNWTTVSQTVNVNAGTYQFGLYSISGGWNINWIRISPQGNSTALRADLNQEGISETTTIMYPNPFYDTVTFGRGEGEMDVMILNMEGHEVLAPQTLKVGSSLDLSTLDKGMYIVKMKTGAGEKTQRLLKN, from the coding sequence ATGAAAACATTCTACTTTACACTGTTATATCTAATTCTTGGAGGGGCCCTTTTGAGTGCTCAGACCCTGCCTTATCAGATTGCGAACAATTCGGAGTTTCCCGATGATGAAGTTTACGTGGCCGTAGTCGGCGAAATTGGAGGCTTCGTTTGGGTAGACCCCGTAAACGGGCAGGTCAATAGGATGTCCCGCTCCGATAATACCGTACCCGGCCCTGTCATCAATGGCAATCTCGGTCCCGGACTTGACGGTCGCTACGCGAACTGCTTCAGGAAGTTGAGCGACATCCCTAATAAAACGGTAAACATCCCAAAAATTGCGGGATGTCGTATCTTGATTTCCTTTGGAAGTCCGCTCTATCTCTATTTTTTTGGATATGATGGTGACCCAAGGGGATATGCGGCCCCCAACCTAGAGAATCCTACAGACCCCAACCAGGGAATTACATTTGAATCCATCGAGCTTACCTATAACGAATTCGGAATCTTTAACAATACTTCGAGGGTAGATGCCTTTCAACACCCTATCGGACTTGAAGTAGAAGGAGTAGATTTCTTTAAAAAGGTCGGGGAGTTGAAATCCTCACAGGAAATTCAGGATGCATGGGCAAGAACGGCTCCGCCCGAATTTCAGGGACTTTTGAAAAGAGATCAGGGAATCATAAAATTCCCCACCAAAGACGATAGCTTTCCGGCGGATTATATGGACGGCTACATCGATGCGATCTGGTCGAAATACCGTAATGCCGAACTCTATTTCAACGCTGGGGATGCCGGCCGATGGCGAGGTAGGGTACAGGGTGCTAATTTTGTGTTTGAACGGGAAAGTGATGGTCAAGTGGCCACCATCCCCGGAAAACCTACCACCCTTATGGCGATGGAAGGCAGTGGTGTTATGGCCTCCGGGCAACGTTGGGACCTAGTGGTACAGGCACAGATGGTCGCTGCGATTACACGACATGCTATCGACTTGAACGCACCTTCGGGAGCCTTTCAGGACTTCGGGGACGCTTCAAGGTATTATCAGGTAGAACCTTATAATTGGTACTCGAAATTCTTTCACAGAGCAGATATCAGTTTCGAGGGCCAGACCTATACCTTTGCCTATGACGATGTATTCGACCAATCTTCGACCATTAGTACCGGACAGCCTCTGCGTGCAAAGATTACCCTTGGTCCGATCGAGGGTGACGGCGATGGAGGTGGTTCGAGCCTCGACCCGCTACCTTCACACGTAATCGAGGCGGAAAGCTTTTTCGATTCCAATGACGTTCAAAAGGAACCCTGCTCCGAAGGCGGCGAGAACGTGGGTTATATCAATAACGGCAGTTGGATGGCCTATTCCGATATCGACTTTCCGTCTTCAGGAAATTATTTGATCGAGTATCGCGTGGCCAGTGCCATTAGTGGTGGTCGCTTTTCTTCCGATCTGGAGGCGGGCGAAACAGTACTTGGTGAGCTTACGGTTCCCAACACGGGAGGTTGGCAAAATTGGACTACCGTTTCACAAACGGTCAATGTAAATGCAGGTACGTACCAGTTCGGTCTCTATTCGATTTCAGGAGGATGGAACATCAACTGGATTCGCATTTCCCCACAAGGAAACTCCACGGCCTTACGGGCCGATCTAAATCAGGAAGGCATAAGTGAAACGACCACCATCATGTATCCGAACCCGTTTTACGATACGGTGACCTTCGGAAGGGGGGAAGGCGAAATGGATGTAATGATCCTAAACATGGAAGGTCATGAAGTATTGGCTCCGCAGACATTGAAAGTCGGTAGTTCCTTAGATTTATCGACTCTAGACAAGGGAATGTATATCGTAAAGATGAAAACAGGGGCTGGGGAGAAAACCCAGCGTCTTCTTAAAAATTAA